A portion of the bacterium genome contains these proteins:
- a CDS encoding GatB/YqeY domain-containing protein — MPLTEQQLADDLAQAMKAREAQRVSVLRGVVAAAKNLKVERRGAELAESDLVQLVRRELKKRDEAESFAAKAGRADLVDQNREERAILERYVPAMLDAERLEMVVAEVIAAGATNLGAVMAALRERHAGQYDGKLASEIVRRRLSGGPTT; from the coding sequence GTGCCGCTGACCGAGCAGCAGCTCGCCGACGACCTCGCTCAGGCGATGAAGGCGCGCGAGGCGCAGCGCGTTTCCGTCCTGCGCGGCGTGGTCGCGGCCGCGAAGAACCTGAAGGTGGAGCGGCGCGGTGCCGAGCTCGCCGAGAGCGACCTCGTCCAGCTCGTGCGCCGCGAGCTGAAGAAGCGTGACGAGGCGGAATCGTTCGCCGCCAAGGCGGGCCGCGCCGACCTCGTCGACCAGAACCGCGAAGAGCGTGCCATCCTGGAGCGCTACGTGCCCGCGATGCTCGACGCCGAGCGCCTCGAGATGGTCGTCGCCGAAGTGATCGCGGCCGGGGCGACCAACCTCGGCGCGGTGATGGCCGCGCTGCGCGAGCGGCATGCCGGGCAATACGACGGCAAGCTTGCGAGCGAGATCGTCCGTCGCCGGCTGAGCGGCGGTCCCACGACCTGA
- a CDS encoding phosphoribosylglycinamide formyltransferase, translated as MVTAGVLVSGSGTNLQAILERIAAGRLACRIAVVISNRPGAKALERAAAAGVPTEVVDHRAFMGREPFERRVIEVLRARGVELVVLAGFDRLVTPVLLGAFPGRVMNIHPALLPAFKGLHAQRQAAEYGVRIAGATVHFVDEEVDHGPIILQGAVAIGPDDDAATVARRILAVEHELYPQAIQLYAEGRLVLDGRRVRIRDARTPPPSLVPEW; from the coding sequence GTGGTCACGGCCGGCGTGCTCGTCTCGGGCTCGGGGACGAACCTCCAGGCGATTCTCGAGCGCATCGCCGCCGGCCGGCTCGCGTGTCGGATCGCGGTGGTGATCTCGAATCGGCCGGGCGCGAAGGCCCTCGAGCGCGCCGCCGCGGCCGGCGTCCCCACCGAGGTCGTCGACCATCGCGCCTTCATGGGGCGCGAGCCGTTCGAGCGGCGCGTGATCGAGGTGCTGCGCGCCCGCGGCGTCGAGCTGGTCGTGCTCGCCGGGTTCGATCGCCTGGTCACGCCCGTGCTGCTCGGCGCCTTTCCCGGACGGGTGATGAACATCCACCCCGCGCTGCTGCCGGCCTTCAAGGGGCTGCACGCCCAGCGGCAGGCGGCAGAGTACGGCGTGCGCATCGCCGGCGCGACGGTGCACTTCGTCGACGAGGAGGTCGATCACGGACCGATCATCCTCCAGGGCGCGGTCGCGATCGGCCCGGACGACGACGCCGCGACGGTCGCCCGGCGCATCCTCGCGGTCGAGCACGAGCTCTATCCGCAGGCGATCCAGCTCTACGCGGAGGGTCGCCTCGTGCTCGACGGCCGCCGCGTCCGTATCCGCGACGCCCGCACGCCACCCCCGTCGCTCGTACCGGAGTGGTGA
- a CDS encoding tetratricopeptide repeat protein yields the protein MRDMDAILSEVRSLALRGEHHLIVARYGAVDDTPEEETWNSTELLYEIGRAFGMLGNEDKVERYLLRCAELAPRRAAVFHCAIGWYFQRKKKWTKALRWYDRALQSFPTYHLCLFRRGYCLEKLHRPREAVEALARARTVWEQAGAEQRQRGRGVQVQVLFHLSRVLRDLGEFDHAEDALTGCRDLDAETDPPAIRPEHLLACQGELELRRGDLPGALTLFREARDLDPTSSYVWERIGRVLELQNDVPGAEAAYQHAVELPRGAFAHLALGRLYAQTVRDLPRAARALAEALRQLPSAEPLVRLELARLHLACGRPRAAALQVEQALACRREGGFADGLRLAAELAEQLGRPVEAASYLRQLARLVVEDDALIKRAAALELRAADALPAVPDDATLPDELAILADAALETTGRTRVSGIVDRFFADKGFGFVRYGEGQTLFFHVTQCQDGGTGIEPGAAVSFIVGHNPKKGKPQAEAVRRHDLVDDERALP from the coding sequence ATGCGTGACATGGACGCGATCCTGTCGGAGGTCAGATCGTTGGCCCTCCGGGGAGAACATCACCTCATCGTCGCTCGCTACGGCGCCGTCGACGATACCCCGGAGGAAGAGACCTGGAACTCGACCGAGCTCCTCTACGAGATCGGCCGGGCGTTCGGCATGCTCGGCAACGAGGACAAGGTCGAGCGCTATCTCCTGCGCTGCGCCGAGCTCGCCCCGCGGCGGGCGGCCGTCTTCCACTGCGCGATCGGCTGGTACTTCCAGCGCAAGAAGAAGTGGACCAAGGCGCTGCGCTGGTACGACCGCGCGTTGCAGTCGTTCCCCACCTATCATCTCTGTCTGTTCCGCCGCGGCTACTGCCTCGAGAAGCTCCATCGGCCGCGCGAGGCCGTCGAGGCGCTCGCCCGGGCACGCACCGTCTGGGAGCAGGCCGGGGCCGAGCAGCGCCAGCGTGGACGCGGCGTCCAGGTCCAGGTGCTGTTCCATCTCTCGCGCGTGCTGCGCGACCTCGGCGAATTCGATCACGCCGAGGACGCCCTCACCGGCTGTCGCGACCTCGACGCCGAGACGGATCCGCCGGCCATCCGACCGGAGCACCTCCTTGCCTGCCAGGGCGAGCTGGAGCTGCGCCGCGGCGATCTCCCCGGCGCCCTCACGCTGTTCCGCGAGGCCCGCGACCTCGATCCCACCTCGAGCTACGTCTGGGAGCGCATCGGGCGTGTGCTCGAGCTCCAGAACGACGTGCCCGGCGCCGAAGCCGCCTATCAGCACGCCGTCGAGCTGCCGCGTGGCGCGTTCGCGCACCTCGCGCTCGGGCGACTGTACGCACAGACGGTGCGCGACCTGCCGCGGGCGGCGCGCGCCCTCGCCGAGGCCCTGCGCCAGCTCCCCAGCGCCGAGCCGCTCGTCCGCCTCGAGCTCGCCCGCCTGCACCTCGCGTGTGGGCGGCCGCGCGCCGCGGCCCTCCAGGTGGAGCAGGCGCTCGCCTGTCGGCGCGAGGGCGGCTTCGCCGACGGGCTGCGGCTCGCGGCCGAGCTGGCGGAGCAGCTCGGACGCCCGGTCGAAGCCGCGAGCTATCTCCGTCAGCTCGCCCGCCTCGTGGTCGAGGACGACGCGCTCATCAAGCGCGCCGCGGCGCTCGAGCTGCGCGCGGCCGACGCGCTCCCGGCCGTGCCCGACGACGCCACCCTGCCCGACGAGCTCGCCATTCTCGCCGATGCCGCGCTTGAGACCACGGGACGGACACGCGTCTCGGGCATCGTCGATCGCTTCTTCGCCGACAAGGGATTCGGCTTCGTACGCTACGGCGAAGGGCAGACGCTCTTCTTCCACGTCACCCAGTGTCAGGACGGCGGCACCGGCATCGAGCCGGGCGCGGCCGTGTCCTTCATCGTCGGCCACAACCCGAAGAAGGGAAAGCCCCAGGCCGAGGCGGTGCGCCGCCACGATCTCGTCGACGACGAGCGGGCCCTGCCCTAG
- a CDS encoding transcription elongation factor GreA, with the protein MDLPILAKLKKEHADLKHELTFDIPKDLATAAAHGDLSENAEYDAAKNRQEFVRSRIRQIEARIRELSMYTVGSIPEGVVGYGSRVTVADVDADDPAPIIYQIVFPEEVDAAKGFISLSSPIGQALMRKAEGDEVTVHTPSGRRTYQILALVTYHQLQAARESS; encoded by the coding sequence ATGGACCTGCCGATCCTCGCCAAGCTGAAGAAGGAGCACGCCGACCTCAAGCACGAGCTCACCTTCGACATCCCGAAGGATCTCGCGACCGCGGCCGCGCACGGCGATCTCTCCGAGAACGCCGAGTACGACGCCGCGAAGAACCGCCAGGAGTTCGTGCGCTCGCGGATACGTCAGATCGAGGCCCGCATCCGCGAGCTGTCGATGTACACGGTCGGCTCGATCCCCGAGGGCGTGGTCGGCTACGGCAGCCGCGTCACCGTCGCCGACGTCGACGCCGACGACCCCGCACCGATCATCTACCAGATCGTGTTCCCGGAGGAGGTCGACGCGGCGAAGGGCTTCATCTCGCTCTCGTCGCCGATCGGCCAGGCGCTCATGCGCAAGGCGGAGGGTGACGAGGTCACCGTCCACACGCCGAGCGGGCGGCGCACGTACCAGATCCTGGCCCTGGTGACGTACCACCAGCTCCAGGCCGCGCGCGAGTCGAGCTAG
- a CDS encoding ComF family protein: MYRPTAAGLNPLATMVVALKYRGRRLLARELGRMLVGALDARGAELVVPVPLHVRRLRARGYNQSALLARCVARRLRRPLLCDALRQLRPTPDLVGLGAAARRAALADVFRVAARRRPAVNGRIVLLVDDVLTTGTTADAAARALRAAGARAVHVWTVGRTPPAGILEPDPPRE; the protein is encoded by the coding sequence TTGTACCGGCCGACCGCGGCCGGGCTCAATCCGCTCGCCACCATGGTCGTGGCGCTCAAGTATCGCGGGCGGCGTCTGCTGGCGCGCGAGCTGGGGCGCATGCTGGTGGGAGCGCTCGACGCACGCGGCGCGGAGCTGGTCGTTCCCGTGCCCCTGCACGTCCGCCGCCTGCGGGCGCGCGGCTACAACCAATCGGCGTTGCTCGCCCGGTGCGTTGCACGCCGCCTCCGTCGCCCGCTCCTCTGCGATGCGCTCCGTCAGCTGCGCCCGACACCGGACCTCGTCGGCCTCGGCGCCGCCGCCCGCCGCGCGGCACTCGCGGACGTCTTCCGCGTGGCCGCGCGCCGACGCCCCGCCGTGAACGGCCGCATCGTCCTCCTCGTCGACGACGTGCTCACGACCGGGACGACGGCGGATGCGGCGGCGCGCGCCCTGCGTGCCGCCGGGGCGCGCGCAGTGCACGTGTGGACGGTCGGACGGACGCCGCCTGCCGGCATCCTTGAGCCCGACCCGCCACGAGAGTAA
- a CDS encoding TIGR04282 family arsenosugar biosynthesis glycosyltransferase yields MAKAPRPGTVKTRLAAHIGPEAACRLQRAFIADLASRLPAAGLPIHWAVTPPDGDLGIAVAADRRLVQEGDDLGTRMAHAMAAVHAVHGGPVVTVGTDSPHLDPMTLRAAAAALGRDCDVVLGPADDGGYWCVGTTVPPRELFTGVAWGTGAVLATTEANAARAGLRVARLPRTFDVDDAAGLRGLRALLAAGAVALPATAAALATLPAD; encoded by the coding sequence ATGGCGAAGGCGCCGCGCCCCGGTACGGTGAAGACGCGGCTTGCCGCCCACATCGGCCCCGAAGCGGCCTGCCGCCTCCAGCGCGCCTTCATCGCCGACCTCGCCAGCCGCCTGCCGGCGGCCGGACTCCCGATCCACTGGGCCGTCACGCCGCCGGACGGCGACCTCGGGATCGCGGTGGCGGCGGATCGGCGTCTCGTGCAAGAAGGCGACGATCTCGGAACACGCATGGCGCACGCGATGGCCGCGGTACATGCCGTCCACGGCGGGCCCGTCGTCACGGTGGGGACGGACAGCCCACACCTCGACCCGATGACCCTGCGCGCTGCCGCGGCGGCGCTCGGACGGGATTGCGACGTCGTTCTCGGCCCGGCCGACGACGGCGGTTACTGGTGCGTCGGCACCACGGTGCCACCGCGGGAGCTCTTCACGGGCGTGGCCTGGGGCACCGGGGCGGTGCTCGCCACCACGGAGGCCAACGCGGCGCGCGCTGGGCTCCGCGTCGCTCGGCTGCCGCGCACGTTCGACGTCGACGACGCGGCAGGGCTGCGTGGCCTGCGCGCGCTCCTCGCCGCGGGCGCCGTGGCCCTCCCGGCCACGGCGGCGGCGTTGGCGACGCTGCCGGCCGACTAG
- a CDS encoding galactose-1-phosphate uridylyltransferase, which translates to MAELRRDPILRRWVIMAPERPGDLGPARIPSADPAPAGPCPFCPGSEHLNPVEIARRDGPGGWSVRVTPDRQPLLRIEGEPGARGVGMFDRMNAVGAHELVTDTPDHVAGWADFTPIEMQRLLSVYRERARDLARDPRFRHVLVLKNRGTPRSRYRHAHSHVLATPFVPRRLEDEQSGARAYFARKERCVFCDLLAEVEGRGNLLVAQEGDFVAFTPFASAYPFEVWVMPRTHLAQYGEQADDDLYALAALLVDVLARIRRVCDDPAYSIALHTGALDGSDADVFHWHIEIVPQLGHERGMEWATGILSNPVPPETAAAALRDEV; encoded by the coding sequence GTGGCAGAGCTCCGCCGAGACCCGATCCTGCGCCGCTGGGTGATCATGGCCCCGGAACGCCCGGGAGACCTGGGACCCGCTCGTATCCCGAGCGCCGATCCGGCTCCCGCCGGCCCCTGCCCGTTCTGTCCCGGGAGCGAGCACCTGAATCCGGTCGAGATCGCGCGCCGGGACGGTCCCGGCGGCTGGAGCGTCCGCGTCACCCCGGACCGCCAGCCGCTGCTGCGCATCGAAGGCGAGCCGGGTGCGCGCGGGGTCGGGATGTTCGACCGCATGAACGCGGTGGGGGCCCACGAGCTGGTCACCGACACGCCCGATCACGTCGCCGGCTGGGCCGACTTCACGCCCATCGAGATGCAGCGGCTCCTGTCGGTCTATCGCGAGCGGGCCCGCGATCTCGCACGTGACCCTCGCTTCCGGCACGTCCTCGTCCTGAAGAACCGCGGCACGCCGCGGAGCCGCTACCGCCACGCACACTCGCACGTGCTCGCCACGCCCTTCGTGCCGCGGCGCCTCGAGGACGAGCAGTCGGGCGCCCGCGCCTACTTCGCACGCAAGGAGCGCTGCGTGTTCTGCGACCTGCTCGCCGAGGTCGAGGGGCGGGGCAACCTGCTGGTGGCCCAGGAGGGCGACTTCGTGGCGTTCACGCCCTTCGCGTCGGCGTACCCGTTCGAGGTGTGGGTCATGCCGCGGACCCACCTCGCCCAGTACGGCGAACAGGCCGACGACGACCTCTACGCACTCGCGGCGCTGCTCGTCGACGTCCTCGCGCGCATCCGCCGGGTGTGCGACGACCCGGCCTACAGCATCGCCCTCCACACCGGGGCGCTGGATGGCAGCGACGCCGACGTCTTCCACTGGCACATCGAAATCGTGCCCCAGCTCGGACACGAGCGCGGGATGGAGTGGGCGACGGGGATACTCTCGAATCCCGTCCCGCCCGAGACGGCCGCCGCCGCGTTGCGCGACGAGGTCTAG